A genome region from Manihot esculenta cultivar AM560-2 chromosome 5, M.esculenta_v8, whole genome shotgun sequence includes the following:
- the LOC110616364 gene encoding xylan glycosyltransferase MUCI21, which translates to MKRRRIRHYEITIVFLLFLVFCFIFQINFSFISRSNDILPGKEELKLKAAFKQNPLSLQSPSPSPSFSESPQPTEINCDRSHKSYDLCTINGPTVLDPTIATFYTLGHQDHVPPSYKVEKMKPYPRKWESSTMKRIREITLTSGPPGPSCQVQHNVPALVFSAGGYTGNFFHDFNDGIIPLFITVHSIFTDDQEFVLVISKARDWWVNKYADLLQSFSKHPIVNLDNDSSTHCFTSATIGLISHGLMAIDPKLLPNSQTFFHFRAFLDRAYGRHHGENHPIKSNSSKQRPRLLLISRNGDVGRVILNQIQVKKLAKKIGFDVTIFEPTTETSLWKAYTLINSTHAMVGVHGAALTHSLFLRPGSVFMQVVPLGNEWVAKYCFGNSGRTMGLEYMQYKIGVEESTLVDKYDRNSLLLKDPVAFQGKNWSNDIMNIYLKEQNIKFDLVRFRQYLKNAYRKAKRFMSKKG; encoded by the exons ATGAAGAGGAGGAGGATCAGGCATTACGAAATCACAATCGTCTTCTTACTATTTTTGGTGTTCTGCTTCATATTTCAGATCAATTTCTCTTTCATTTCACGTTCAAACGACATTCTTCCAG gaaaagaagaattgAAACTAAAGGCGGCGTTCAAGCAGAATCCATTATCTTTACAATCGCCGTCGCCGTCGCCGTCCTTCTCTGAATCACCTCAACCCACAGAAATCAACTGCGACCGATCTCACAAATCCTATGATCTTTGCACCATTAACGGTCCAACAGTTTTGGACCCCACCATAGCCACATTCTATACCTTGGGCCACCAAGATCATGTCCCACCATCTTACAAAGTGGAGAAAATGAAGCCTTACCCTAGAAAATGGGAGAGTTCGACGATGAAAAGGATAAGAGAGATTACTCTCACTTCAGGCCCACCAGGCCCATCATGTCAAGTCCAACACAATGTTCCTGCCTTGGTCTTTTCTGCGGGAGGCTACACAGGTAACTTTTTTCATGATTTCAATGATGGAATTATCCCCCTTTTTATCACCGTTCATTCTATCTTCACTGATGATCAAGAATTTGTCCTTGTGATATCAAAAGCTCGTGATTGGTGGGTGAATAAGTATGCAGATTTATTACAAAGCTTTAGCAAACATCCTATTGTAAACCTTGATAATGATTCCTCCACCCATTGTTTTACTTCTGCCACAATAGGCCTCATTTCTCATGGACTTATGGCCATTGACCCTAAATTGCTACCAAATTCACAAACGTTCTTCCATTTTCGTGCCTTCTTAGATAGAGCCTATGGTCGTCACCATGGTGAAAACCATCCCATCAAATCCAATTCTTCGAAACAAAGGCCtcgattattattaataagtcgtAATGGTGACGTTGGACGTGTAATTCTAAATCAAATTCAAGTAAAAAAATTAGCCAAAAAAATCGGTTTTGACGTGACCATATTTGAACCTACAACTGAGACTTCATTGTGGAAAGCTTATACACTTATTAACTCAACCCATGCTATGGTTGGAGTGCATGGTGCAGCACTTACACACTCGTTGTTTCTCCGACCAGGATCGGTGTTCATGCAAGTGGTGCCCCTAGGCAATGAATGGGTAGCTAAATATTGTTTTGGAAATTCAGGCAGGACTATGGGATTGGAGTACATGCAATACAAGATTGGAGTGGAGGAAAGCACTTTGGTAGATAAGTATGATAGGAATAGCCTGTTACTAAAGGATCCAGTTGCTTTTCAAGGAAAAAATTGGTCAAATGAtattatgaatatatatttgaaagagcaaaatattaaatttgatttggttcgatttagACAGTATTTAAAGAATGCATACAGAAAAGCTAAAAGGTTTATGAGCAAAAAAGGATAG